One Phaseolus vulgaris cultivar G19833 chromosome 11, P. vulgaris v2.0, whole genome shotgun sequence genomic window carries:
- the LOC137838755 gene encoding uncharacterized protein yields the protein MAALFRFVSAGGDKGYPYFQCLRRNNKLIWTRECEEAFLKLKEYLTSPIVLCKPQLGTPLRLYFVVTEQAISSVLVQEQDQVQKPIYFVSKVLQGPKPRGPIKGQVYADFVVELSSADAHQEEANFRWVLSVDGTSNQQGNGAGVILEGPNGLLIEQALRFVFKANNNQVEYEALIAGMLLAKEMGVQRLLAKSDSLLVTDPVTGEYQAKDPQMAAYLGYVQILKGSFAVFELVHVPR from the exons ATGGCCGCTCTGTTTAGatttgtatcagctggaggagaCAAGGGTTACCCTTACTTCCAATGTCTGAGAAGGAACAACAAGTTGATCTGGACTCGGGAGTGCGAGGAGGCGTTCCtcaagctaaaggagtacctAACCAGTCCCAtagtgttgtgcaagccacaaCTGGGTACTCCACTCCGCCTGTACTTCGTTGTGACAGAACAGGCGATCAGTTCAGTCCTTGTGCAGGAGCAGGACCAAGTGCAAAAGCCTatatactttgtgagcaaagtattgcaagggccTAAG CCCCGAGGTCCTATCAAAGGCCAAGTTTACGCAGATTTCGTGGTGGAGCTCTCCTCGGCAGATGCACACCAAGAGGAAGCCAACTTCCGGTGGGTGCTCTCTGTAGACGGGACCTCTAACCAACAAGGCAACGGAGCAggtgtcatcttggagggaccgaACGGGCtattgatcgagcaggccctacggTTCGTCTTCAAGGCCAATAACAACCAAGTGGAGTACGAAGCCCTCATTGCTGGCATGCTattagccaaggagatgggtgtgCAGAGAttgttggcaaagagtgactccctACTTGTCACAGATCCGGTAACGGGAGAATACCAAGCCAAGGACCCTCAGATGGCCGCATACCTAGGGTACGTCCAGATTCTGAAGGGGTCATTTGCGGTGTTCGAGCTAGTGCATGTTCCTAGATAG